In a single window of the Flavivirga spongiicola genome:
- a CDS encoding FecR family protein, which translates to MGNSNKIKPLSKELAASLIKNEAPSDLEKSEIFDEKIKEQMLTNIKEGERLKLLKEIDTEKDWKALERKIQGSRKPFRLWTYGVAASVVLLISIAFVFNNTNKDQNFDAAPIIVNNNIEIGTDKAILTLEDGSAITLEKGQVYESNNITSNGEEIIYKVTNNQKPATNNQSNYNTLTIPRGGQFYILLSDGTKVWLNSESQLKYPVAFNDGETRQVELVYGEAYFDVSPSINHGGAKFKVFNRSQEVEVLGTEFNIKAYKDEANIYTTLVEGKVAINTADKNQVLVPNQQSKLNLETNKISLAMVDVYNETTWRDGVFSFENKPLKEILKVLSRWYDMDVVIENMVQTEERFIGTFNKSNSIEDILIAIKSTNFINNYEINDKTLTIK; encoded by the coding sequence ATGGGTAATTCCAATAAAATAAAACCACTTTCAAAAGAATTAGCAGCCTCACTAATTAAGAATGAAGCCCCTAGCGATTTAGAAAAATCTGAGATTTTCGATGAAAAAATAAAAGAACAAATGCTTACAAATATTAAAGAGGGTGAACGTTTAAAACTTTTAAAAGAAATTGATACGGAAAAAGATTGGAAGGCTCTAGAAAGAAAAATTCAAGGTTCCAGAAAACCATTCAGATTATGGACGTATGGTGTAGCAGCCTCCGTGGTGTTATTAATATCAATAGCTTTTGTTTTTAATAATACAAATAAAGATCAAAACTTTGACGCTGCCCCTATCATTGTAAACAATAATATAGAGATAGGAACCGACAAAGCCATTTTAACACTTGAAGATGGCTCTGCTATCACTTTAGAAAAAGGACAAGTTTACGAATCAAATAATATTACCAGTAACGGCGAAGAGATCATATACAAAGTAACTAACAACCAAAAACCAGCAACCAACAACCAAAGTAACTATAACACCTTAACGATCCCAAGAGGTGGTCAATTCTATATCCTATTATCCGATGGTACTAAAGTATGGTTGAATTCCGAATCTCAGCTAAAATATCCAGTGGCATTTAATGATGGAGAAACCCGTCAGGTAGAACTTGTTTATGGAGAAGCGTATTTTGATGTCTCACCAAGTATAAACCATGGAGGTGCCAAGTTCAAGGTATTTAACCGGTCTCAGGAAGTTGAAGTGTTAGGTACTGAATTCAATATCAAAGCTTATAAAGATGAGGCAAATATTTATACAACCTTAGTAGAAGGGAAAGTAGCTATAAATACAGCAGATAAAAATCAAGTATTAGTACCTAATCAACAGTCAAAACTTAACCTAGAAACTAATAAGATAAGTTTAGCTATGGTTGATGTTTATAACGAAACTACATGGAGAGATGGCGTTTTTAGTTTTGAAAATAAACCGCTAAAGGAGATTTTAAAAGTACTATCACGTTGGTACGATATGGATGTAGTCATTGAAAATATGGTGCAAACAGAAGAACGATTTATTGGGACATTTAATAAAAGTAATAGCATTGAAGATATTCTAATAGCTATTAAAAGCACGAATTTCATCAATAATTATGAAATAAATGATAAGACATTGACTATTAAGTAA
- a CDS encoding efflux RND transporter periplasmic adaptor subunit — MKKINLYITAILTVFITLTSCKNHSEKDGHEHDASGNHVAPVTNSNTPKTVGTHGEHTEEVILNQAQIDVLNIKIDTLVKRNMNGFIQVNGQLGVPPQNEAVVTSTLGANVSSIKTIEGDKVRKGQTLAYISHPDIITIQTDYLQTYNKLTFLEQDYNRQKKLYDSQVGSGRDYQQAQSEYMSAKGLVKGFESQLRLLGLSPKSIRTGNISQVAPIKSPINGFIEKVLVKSGQYVQPQTPMFEVVNTEHIHVDLMVFEKDVNKVKHGQLVKFSIEALGSEEMTAKIYSVGKSFEEGPKALHIHAEIENKDKNLIPGMYVSARVITDENLEQALPEDAVFQEGETFYVFTAEKEDNGTWRFTPQEVVIKSMSNGFVAFDFIETIDRNTLVAQSGAYYLMAEMKKSEAEHSH, encoded by the coding sequence ATGAAAAAAATAAATTTATATATCACAGCAATCTTGACGGTTTTTATAACATTAACAAGTTGTAAAAATCACTCAGAAAAAGATGGACACGAGCACGATGCCTCAGGAAATCATGTTGCCCCAGTTACAAACTCAAATACTCCGAAAACTGTTGGTACTCATGGGGAACATACAGAAGAAGTTATCCTAAATCAAGCTCAAATAGATGTTTTAAACATTAAAATAGATACGCTTGTAAAACGCAACATGAATGGGTTTATTCAAGTAAATGGTCAATTAGGAGTACCGCCTCAAAATGAAGCGGTAGTAACCAGTACACTAGGAGCTAATGTTAGCAGTATTAAAACGATTGAAGGAGACAAAGTAAGAAAAGGACAAACCTTGGCTTATATAAGTCACCCAGATATCATTACCATTCAAACCGATTATTTGCAAACGTATAATAAGCTTACTTTTTTAGAACAAGACTATAATCGTCAAAAAAAATTATATGACTCTCAAGTAGGATCTGGCCGCGATTACCAACAAGCACAATCGGAATATATGAGTGCTAAAGGTTTAGTAAAAGGTTTCGAGAGTCAACTGCGCTTATTGGGTTTATCACCAAAAAGCATAAGAACCGGTAATATCTCACAAGTAGCTCCAATAAAGAGTCCGATAAATGGTTTTATTGAAAAAGTACTGGTAAAGTCTGGACAATATGTACAACCGCAAACACCTATGTTTGAAGTTGTAAATACAGAGCATATTCATGTAGACTTAATGGTGTTTGAAAAAGATGTGAACAAAGTAAAGCATGGTCAATTAGTGAAATTTAGTATAGAAGCTTTAGGAAGTGAAGAAATGACCGCTAAAATTTATTCAGTTGGGAAATCTTTTGAAGAAGGTCCCAAAGCCTTGCATATTCATGCTGAAATAGAAAATAAAGATAAAAACCTGATACCAGGCATGTATGTCAGTGCACGTGTTATTACTGATGAAAATTTAGAACAAGCCTTGCCTGAAGATGCTGTTTTTCAGGAGGGAGAAACATTTTATGTGTTTACTGCAGAAAAAGAAGATAATGGCACTTGGAGGTTTACTCCGCAGGAAGTGGTTATAAAATCTATGAGTAACGGATTTGTAGCTTTCGATTTTATTGAGACTATTGATAGGAATACATTAGTAGCACAAAGTGGTGCCTACTATTTAATGGCAGAGATGAAGAAAAGTGAAGCCGAACATTCACATTAA
- a CDS encoding RNA polymerase sigma-70 factor, whose amino-acid sequence MRGGNHEFTLKSYKKLFESLYPQLCVFAYKYLNDLEISKDFVQEVFVKVWEDKITFQNENHATGFFYKAVKNKCLNYLKSKKYKATERYELANLEAYEAEEFYMSEAVVIETTAVINKAISKLPEKAAQVIRLSIEDYTNNQIADELSISINTVKDHKKVAYRKLRDFLSFLTIK is encoded by the coding sequence ATGAGGGGAGGCAACCACGAATTTACATTAAAGAGTTATAAAAAACTTTTTGAGAGCTTATATCCACAGCTATGTGTGTTTGCATATAAGTATCTTAACGATTTAGAAATCTCAAAAGATTTCGTGCAGGAAGTATTTGTTAAAGTTTGGGAAGATAAAATAACTTTTCAAAACGAAAACCATGCAACAGGATTTTTTTATAAAGCCGTAAAAAATAAATGTCTCAATTATTTAAAAAGCAAGAAGTATAAAGCTACGGAGCGTTATGAGCTTGCAAACCTGGAAGCCTATGAAGCGGAAGAATTCTATATGTCTGAAGCCGTTGTTATAGAAACTACTGCCGTTATAAATAAGGCCATCAGTAAACTGCCAGAAAAAGCTGCTCAGGTTATTAGATTGAGTATCGAAGACTATACAAATAATCAGATAGCAGATGAATTATCCATATCCATCAATACGGTCAAGGACCATAAAAAAGTGGCTTACCGAAAATTAAGAGACTTTCTTAGTTTTTTAACAATTAAATGA
- a CDS encoding IS4 family transposase: MIETINPQHFYPDYTGKLGDLRSERRGMELWGKLSEHPSSTIRQLASNKAEQKAYYRFLNNDRINEEDLIKESSGRMSNLSKGRHLLCLQDTCEVNLSSHKGRLNENSGLGQSDKSGTGHCFKLHPGLVLDIQGLNPLGFSHIKVFHRPEEKPDRIQRNYKRQPIIEKESYKWIEVAQTSKAILKESATVTFIEDREGDIYEQFAMVPDEKTHLLIRSRATRNLSNGNSLYKEIDSEPVAGTYSIELSTDRRKNQYKRQAEIALRFKTYEVMCPANLKNKGYPEAITLSCISVKEISKTSKPINWKLLTTHKIEKYEDALLMVEWYNARWYIEQLFRVLKKQGFGIEETELENGWAIRKLVIMQMTALLKILQMNIAYADSEGGQPIEEVFDKDQIEVLEMMNTKLQGKSMKLQNHHNPQRTKWAAWVVGRIGGWKG, encoded by the coding sequence ATGATAGAAACAATAAATCCACAGCATTTTTACCCTGATTATACGGGGAAATTAGGTGATCTGCGTTCAGAGCGGCGCGGTATGGAATTATGGGGCAAACTTAGTGAGCACCCAAGTTCGACCATTCGGCAACTAGCCAGCAATAAAGCTGAGCAAAAAGCATATTATAGATTTTTGAACAATGATAGGATCAATGAAGAAGACCTTATCAAAGAATCCTCAGGGCGTATGAGCAATCTGTCCAAAGGTCGTCACCTGCTATGCCTACAGGACACCTGTGAAGTAAATTTAAGTTCCCACAAAGGAAGGCTCAATGAAAATAGCGGCTTGGGGCAATCTGATAAGTCAGGTACAGGTCATTGTTTCAAACTACACCCTGGGCTGGTATTGGATATTCAGGGCTTAAATCCCTTAGGTTTTTCCCATATCAAAGTCTTTCATCGACCAGAAGAAAAGCCAGATAGAATTCAAAGAAACTACAAGCGGCAACCTATAATAGAAAAAGAGTCTTATAAATGGATTGAGGTCGCCCAGACAAGTAAGGCTATATTAAAAGAATCAGCAACGGTAACCTTCATAGAGGATAGAGAGGGTGATATTTATGAACAGTTTGCTATGGTTCCAGATGAAAAAACGCATTTACTAATACGTTCAAGGGCCACAAGAAACCTAAGCAATGGAAACAGTTTATACAAGGAAATCGATTCTGAGCCGGTAGCTGGCACTTATAGTATAGAACTTTCAACCGATAGGCGTAAAAACCAATATAAGAGACAAGCAGAGATAGCACTGAGGTTTAAAACATATGAGGTCATGTGCCCTGCTAATTTAAAAAACAAGGGCTATCCTGAAGCCATAACCTTGAGCTGTATATCGGTCAAGGAAATAAGTAAAACATCCAAGCCCATTAATTGGAAGCTATTGACCACCCATAAGATCGAGAAATATGAAGATGCCTTATTGATGGTAGAGTGGTACAATGCACGATGGTATATCGAACAACTGTTCAGGGTCTTGAAAAAACAAGGTTTTGGGATTGAAGAAACAGAGTTGGAAAATGGTTGGGCAATCCGCAAGTTGGTGATCATGCAAATGACAGCGCTATTAAAAATTCTACAAATGAATATAGCCTATGCAGATTCTGAGGGAGGACAACCTATAGAAGAGGTCTTCGACAAAGACCAAATAGAAGTACTAGAAATGATGAATACCAAATTACAAGGAAAAAGTATGAAGCTTCAAAACCACCATAACCCCCAACGAACTAAGTGGGCAGCTTGGGTTGTTGGACGAATTGGTGGATGGAAAGGGTAA
- a CDS encoding T9SS type A sorting domain-containing protein produces the protein MKKITILCSLLIAVCSISAQTTTFDWDTAPIDTGATVTETIDGITLTVSDALDLTFGGLGDALGTTGNVVVLVGTAPPSLPIDTSITFTFSEPVDFESIRAVDAAIFDGSDIDFTFTPTGGSNTTEIVTITGGAATVNLNWTNVTSFTVESSGSWFVFDDLVITRTTPLPITFDWDTAPIDTGATVTETIDGVTLTVSDALDLTFGGLGDALGTTGNVVVLVGTAPPSLPIDTSITFTFSEPVDFESIRAVDAAIFDGSDIDFTFTPTGGSNTTEIVTITGGAATVNLNWTNVTSFTVESSGSWFVFDDLSILKTSFLLSTEQDYKSHKAVVYPNPVQDILNIKNASDLKSIDLYNSLGQRVLQSNQKSIDMSHLSKGLYFLKIQTSQGTETKRIIKK, from the coding sequence ATGAAAAAAATTACAATTTTATGTTCATTATTAATAGCCGTTTGTTCAATTAGTGCGCAAACTACGACCTTTGACTGGGATACTGCTCCAATTGATACTGGAGCCACTGTAACTGAAACTATAGACGGAATAACACTTACGGTATCAGATGCATTAGATCTAACATTTGGAGGTTTAGGAGACGCTTTAGGAACCACAGGAAATGTAGTAGTGTTGGTAGGGACAGCTCCTCCTTCCTTACCTATCGATACAAGTATAACATTTACATTTAGTGAGCCTGTAGATTTTGAATCGATAAGGGCCGTAGATGCTGCTATATTTGATGGTTCAGATATTGATTTTACCTTTACACCTACAGGAGGAAGTAATACTACAGAGATAGTGACCATAACAGGTGGAGCAGCGACCGTTAATTTGAATTGGACGAATGTCACATCCTTTACGGTAGAATCTTCAGGTTCTTGGTTTGTCTTTGATGATTTGGTAATTACAAGGACAACACCACTTCCAATCACTTTTGATTGGGATACTGCTCCAATCGATACTGGAGCCACTGTAACAGAAACTATAGATGGAGTTACCCTTACCGTTTCAGACGCTTTAGATCTAACATTTGGAGGTTTAGGAGACGCTTTAGGAACCACAGGAAATGTAGTAGTGTTGGTAGGGACAGCTCCTCCTTCCTTACCTATCGATACAAGTATAACATTTACATTTAGTGAGCCTGTAGATTTTGAATCGATAAGGGCCGTAGATGCTGCTATATTTGATGGTTCAGATATTGATTTTACCTTTACACCTACAGGAGGAAGTAATACTACAGAGATAGTGACCATAACAGGTGGAGCAGCGACCGTTAATTTGAATTGGACGAATGTCACATCCTTTACGGTAGAATCTTCAGGTTCTTGGTTTGTCTTTGATGATTTATCAATACTAAAAACCTCTTTTTTATTATCTACTGAACAAGATTATAAATCTCATAAAGCAGTGGTTTATCCAAACCCGGTACAAGATATTCTTAATATAAAAAATGCTTCAGATTTAAAATCTATAGACCTATACAATAGTTTAGGACAACGCGTATTACAAAGCAATCAAAAAAGTATTGATATGAGTCATTTGTCAAAAGGGCTGTATTTTTTAAAAATACAAACCAGTCAAGGAACAGAAACTAAAAGGATTATTAAAAAGTAA
- a CDS encoding M16 family metallopeptidase — MQSILSVISFLLIINVLLLLFSVNSNAQSLNINDSLQTGQTIKKGILKNVKKIEEDTVLMPYMDSFIGKTLISGLTIKEGNIVSENMLQATGSTTFTLSNGIKIHYKFADKNKNDVQLKAISYGGLSLVKDNDLPSAQFLGDMMSLSGLGYYSATDLSKILTNKTVKTDIHLSNLTESICSTSTTKDFETLMQMIHLHFVNPRFDTDAYQELIRNLKNNITQRNHIINEKIKDSVTATLYGNNNPKQRLLNNDFIKEVSFDKIKTLYMERFNNAADFEFFIVGDLQKRALRPLLEKYMASIPTNGAKEIWQDNSVPWLQDTIDKDILLPMEPPKSVVRIGYQNTMSYSLKNELIARVLGEILQLRLTEILREETGGTHSVSAKANISKRPVEQASLQIAFDCNPNREGQFITIVNQEVEKIVKGVISQADLDKTRTNYLKERKKHRGYNSYDMHILTNYFREGYNMNDPKNFEDILNTILIKDLEVFTKALIKESKSYKIVFNPGSNVKK; from the coding sequence ATGCAAAGCATACTATCCGTAATTTCATTTTTATTGATCATTAACGTCCTACTGTTATTATTTTCTGTAAATAGTAATGCTCAATCCTTAAACATAAATGATTCCCTCCAAACAGGCCAAACCATTAAAAAAGGAATTTTAAAGAACGTAAAAAAGATAGAAGAAGATACTGTTTTAATGCCATATATGGATTCCTTTATAGGGAAAACGCTTATATCTGGTTTGACTATAAAAGAGGGAAATATCGTATCCGAAAACATGTTACAGGCCACAGGATCAACAACCTTTACCTTGAGCAATGGTATAAAAATACATTACAAGTTTGCAGATAAAAACAAGAACGATGTACAGCTCAAAGCCATAAGCTATGGTGGTTTGTCTTTAGTAAAAGACAATGATCTTCCATCTGCACAATTTTTGGGAGATATGATGTCCCTATCAGGTTTAGGTTATTATTCAGCCACAGATTTATCAAAAATACTGACAAATAAAACCGTTAAAACTGATATCCATCTTTCCAATCTAACAGAAAGCATCTGTAGTACTTCAACAACTAAGGATTTTGAAACTCTAATGCAAATGATTCATTTACATTTTGTAAATCCAAGATTTGATACCGATGCGTATCAGGAATTGATTAGAAATCTAAAAAATAATATCACACAACGAAACCATATCATTAATGAAAAGATAAAAGATAGTGTTACGGCTACTCTATATGGAAACAATAACCCTAAACAGCGTTTACTTAATAATGACTTTATAAAAGAGGTTTCTTTTGATAAGATAAAGACGCTGTATATGGAACGTTTTAATAATGCTGCCGATTTCGAATTCTTTATAGTAGGGGATCTTCAAAAAAGGGCATTAAGACCATTATTAGAAAAGTATATGGCTAGTATACCAACAAATGGAGCTAAAGAAATATGGCAGGACAATTCAGTACCCTGGTTACAGGATACCATCGATAAAGACATTCTTTTACCTATGGAACCTCCCAAAAGTGTAGTAAGAATTGGTTATCAGAATACCATGTCCTATAGTTTGAAAAATGAATTAATAGCAAGGGTACTGGGTGAGATCTTACAATTACGACTTACAGAAATCTTGAGAGAAGAAACAGGAGGGACACATAGTGTCAGTGCAAAAGCTAATATATCAAAACGCCCTGTCGAGCAGGCTTCTTTACAAATAGCTTTCGATTGTAATCCAAATAGGGAGGGGCAGTTTATAACCATTGTAAATCAGGAAGTAGAAAAGATAGTAAAAGGGGTTATTTCACAAGCAGATTTGGATAAAACAAGGACGAATTATTTAAAAGAGAGAAAAAAGCATCGGGGTTATAATAGCTATGATATGCATATATTAACAAATTACTTTCGAGAGGGTTATAATATGAATGATCCTAAAAATTTTGAAGACATATTAAATACAATCCTAATTAAGGATCTAGAAGTGTTTACAAAAGCATTGATAAAAGAGTCTAAATCTTATAAAATCGTTTTTAACCCAGGATCAAATGTAAAGAAATAG